Genomic window (Nicotiana sylvestris chromosome 7, ASM39365v2, whole genome shotgun sequence):
TCAATTTTGTCCTTGTAAAAGGATccggatttgaatttgttataatcgccgtgtatgttgatgattcaaatatcattaaaACTCTCGGGGAGCTTCataaaacagtagactgtttaaagaaagaatttgaaatgaaagatcttagaAAGACAAAATTTCATCTTGGtttacaaattgagtatatgaaagatgaaatttttGTCCATCAATTAACATACACTGAAaatattttaaagcgattctatatggataaagtacatccattgagtaccccgatggttgtgtgATCATTCGatataaataaatattcattCTGACCtcataaaaataataaagaacttcttgatcctgaagtaccatatcttagtgcaattgatgcactaatgtatcttgctaacactacaaggcgtgacataactttttcagttaatgttttagcaagatatagctctgctcctacaaggagacaatTGAATGAAATCAAAAACATATTGTGTTATCTAAAAAGGACTAccgatgtgggcttattttatggcaatgattgcaatcccaATCTTGTTAGTTATGCTGATACGGGGTATTTATCTAACACACACAaagcttgatctcaaacatgatATGTGTTACATGTGgaggcactgccatatcttggcaATCGACTATGCAATCAATCGTGGatacttcatctaatcatgctgagataattgttaTTTATGAagaaagtcgagaatgtgtatgattgatgtctataatacatcttattcaaGAAAAATGTGATTTGAAGTGTTACAAattacccacaattttgtatgaagacaatacaACATGCATAGTCCAATTGAAgagaggattcataaaaggagttaggacaatcacatttcaccaaagttattttccaTACATGATCTTCAAAAATGGTGATATCAATATGCAACAGATTttttcaagtgataatatggctgatttgttcaccaaatctctaccgacgtcaaccttcGAGAAattagtgtacaagattgggatgtgaatgatcaaggatgtgaattgatgttctcatcagggggagttaatatgcGTTGTACTTTTTTTCCCTTACAAaattttgtcccactgggttttccttgcaaggtttttaacgaggcaaccaaaaggcatatttctaaacatgtgtactcttttactttcactaaaaaaaaaattcccaTAGGATTTTTTCCTAGTAAGATTTTAACGAAACACATTATctttggacatccaagggggagcgttatgataaatatcacactATGGTGAATGTTTACTCTTATTCCATAATTTTCATCTCAAATGtttaatgacatattttgtatattcaataacatattccatgacatattttcttcactttttatgcttatataaaggtcttgtaatagataaaaaaaatacacacaattaaagaagaaaatatcttccttctctctatctccatttcttACTCATGTTTTATTAAATTACTTTATTTCCTTATTCAATATTAttactttgagttatatttcataacacaaaaagaaacaaacaatgcCATTATATAACTGAAAATAAGATGAGACATCGGAAAATTAAAAGGAATTTAAAGGTAAACAAGTGGAGACAATTACAAGTGATACAAAGTACTCCCTCTGCTCCAATTAAacctttctaaatttgaaaacaatttaacttaaacttacaattctatcattaataaaaaaaaattataaaaaaattataaccACATAAATACTGTGAGCCTTTTTTAACTCAGGAtcacaaatttaaaaaaaattatttttttaaaatatgtgtCCAGTCGTTCACATAAATTTGAGAACAGAGAGAGTGGTAGCTTGCCAAGACCTCGCAAAATATTTTACTTAGATTTTGCAAGGTAAAATGAATTTATCTAGTCCAGTAGACAACAGAGTACCCATAAACCTAATAAGCAACAAATTTAGTAAAAGTTGGAACTAAAAGTTGGAACTAAAAGTTGATGAGAAGGTGCTTAATTAATCCTACTACTAATCAGAAAGTACACTAATAGTTGTCTAACTATAGTGTTCGAGCTACGGAAGCAGTCATGGATTCAAGCCAGCAAAACAGCCAAACTGTCTATATCACAGCTCCCGAGGTGAGCCCGAGGTGAGGTGCGGCTTTTTTCCGAACCCAACATAAACGCGAGATACTTTGTGCACCGAaatactcttttttctttttttaattcagAAAGTCCACATTCTAGCACtatcaaataaatcatcatgCAAAACTTCACCATCTCCGGTACTTGTTTTATCCGTGGTAGCCAAATTATAGCAATCCACATAAGAAGAACAACCAAACTctgaattattattatctctaaAAAACACAGTTTCCACAGCTGGTAATCTAGAATCTACAACAGCTGATTCACAAACCCTACGCGCATGTCTCGACGCCGCCACTTGAATTTGCGACGGCGACAATTGCGGCTGATCACAATTAGGCGCTGACGACGGAATAAGTGGAGGATCATTTGGAAAATTAATCGTCGCCGATGGTCCACGTAAGCAAACGACCGCCGCATCGTAAGCTCTCGCCGCTTCCTCCGCCGTATCGTAAGATCCTAACCATATTCTGTCACGGCTCTTTGGTTGCCGTACTTCTGCtacccattttccccatttcctcATCCTTACACCTTTGTAACGATCCCCGTTatcttttttctctttatttccttTAGGTCTCACCATTTTAGCAaaattgtgattttattttttagagagaATTGATTCTATTTTCCGCGTTGAGGCATGTTGAGTCTTTTATATTTAGGGGAGGGTAAACGTGGGTTGAGAAAATGAAGGACACGTAAGGTTGtgaattttgactatttttgagtAATGTTTCTTGGACGGAAACATGTGTGCCGATCGTGGCGCTTGGTTTTAAGAGAATGATTGACACGTGGAGATGAGCTGCAAAATTTCGGCGATATGCATATGCCAAATTTATGGGTTCCGCGGAAACCACCGAATTTTAATGAGATACGGAGCTAGGATTTAAAGTTTATGAGTTCTGCGGTTATAATTGAACCAATAACTCGTTAGTTAATGGGTTCGCAATTAAGtgtttatacatatttaatagaTTTTTCAGTACAACTACAACGTCTAAGCAAAAAGTTACTGGGTTCGTCTGAACTCGTAGATAACACCCTCCTTCCGCCCCTATTTTTAATTATACTCTTTGTAGGTTTTTCGGAAATAACTGCTCTACTTTCACAATATTAATGAAAGAACTAGGCTCACTTATaacctgtttggccaagttttttttttttttttggctaaaagtgattttttttgtcaaaagtgcttttcgccaaaaattgaggtgCTTGCCAAGCTTTTAGAtggaaaaaaaatgcttttgaggaTTTCAAAAATACCTTTCTgagaaacacttttgagaaaaatacacttagaaacagtttttaaaagcttggccaaatactaattactgctcaaaagtgcttttcaaattaattagctgAACACAGCGTCACAGAAtacttttttgaaaaatacttttttgaaaaatacttttgagaaaaacgcttctcaaaataagcttaGAAGCTTCACCAAACAGACTATTAATAAGCATACAACCTAGTTTTTTTACGATTACTCTATTCGATTTGCAAATCTAAGATACATATATTTTCATTAATCTAGTTATCATCTAAAGCTCTATCAATTAGCCTTCATCCATGACTCTGAGAATTTGATAGACTGCTATCTCAGCGAATGTCCCTAATTATAGTTTATTTGAATGGTTATTActtgttgtattgtattgtattgttattttaaataatattttaattgttatttaaattttattatatcgtATTATTTAATTCGGCATTACGTAACGACAAAAAGTCTCATTTTATGGAATGACCGATTCTTTGATAccttattttttttctctcattttgGCCTTCCTTATTATTAGATAATTCTATTTTATCATTCcttacctttttatataataattttatcTCGTACCttactttttttttataaaattacaAGTTTATTCTCCATATTATAATGCATGACATCAtgaaacaataacaaacaatacgACACAATAAAATATTATACGATATGATACAACAAAATATTATACGATACGTTATGAAACTATATATATAATAACATCCAAATAAGTTGCTGGTGTTAAGCGCAATGCTCTGATTTCTACTGCAATTGAGGTAGACTTATTTTCATCTCACACCTGTCATTACCTTAGTTTAGTAAAATGAAATTTCAAGCCCGCTATTAAAATTCTCGTGTTGCACTTCTTATTTTATTTGTTAAATACTTGACGAAAACCGTCCTAAAAACTGATAAGCTCATGTGTGACTAGATGAATTACATGTAATGTCTTGTAAATTCACTTGTTAGAGAATTTGAAACTACAGCTGAGGTTTGAGGTTTTCAGTGAAATTTGAAAATACTGATAAGGGTATTTTATTACCCTGCTAAACAGTTTGAGGTTTTCAAGATCCTACAGCTGAGTTaaaaatatttacaaatataGTATGGTTTCATTTGTAATTATTTCTGTTTTCACGATATAGGCTTCAAATTATCTGTTCGGGCTTTTATACTATCATCAGAAATTGGCCCTAGTGTAGAACTAGTAATATCTACTTGTCAAATGCATACAAAACAATAGTGTGAAATTCTAATgaaactaaatatttaaaaattaatataaCTTTAGAAAGTATCATTTCACATTAAGGAATTAGATTGCTTGCCTGCAATGTGGTTACCATTAACACCTGTGGCAGCAGATACAAATAGATCTTACAAACGTTGTAATATGAGCTGAGGGTCTTCGGAAACAACCTCCTTACCTTcacagggtaggggtaaggtatgcgtacacactaccctctccagaccttacttgtgagattatactgggtatgttgttgtgaCAAACGTTATAATATGAGTACCACAGAGAAGAAATACAACTTAAGGTCAATAACGCTACTCTTAGCACACAATTCCACTCGAACACTAACAATGACtacaaaatttgctattacaagaTCAAAATTAGTAAGATCCTTTTGCTTACATGTCCATTTCATTCTAGCTAACGGAGTCTGGCGCATAATTTGAGAATTTCGCAGCCACTTAAGCAAGCATTTTGATAATTGTAAAATTACGGAATACATACAATCTCTCATTGTACTGCTGTCCGTCTTTCACCCGTACCCTCATGTTCAACCTATAGGAGATATAGTCAAAAGATGGGTTATAACAAAGATTGAAGTGTGTAAAAGCAGAACGCATTAGAGGAAACTAATTAtgcatataatttttttttacctcCACAAGAACTTTCgcctttttctttgaatttgcaCTTGGCTCATCTTTCTCTGCTCTTCTTCTAGCTAAAACAGAATCTTTTCTACCCCTCTTCTGATGAACTGCAACAGCCTCgtcatcttcatcatcatcatcatcctcgTCGTCCATTCCAACTGCCACATGGTCACACGGATTTACAATTAGTTCACAATTATGGCTTTGAAAGACACTTCCTCGCCACAATGGACATGAATAAGTGCTTCAGCCAGAGAGAAAATGACTGTATCAGCACCAATACACCAAAAGGATGTGACTGGTATAAATTTGCAACTTCTACTTCAATTTGTTCCAAATAGTACTCTTTTACACTTAAAATGCTCTCTTTTTTCAACTTCGGCCTAATATTAGTCTGAACGCCAACTAAACATTACGAGAATACAAATGCAAACTCATTTATTCCTGGTGTTTAGGTAAACCTAGGGGGGACTGTTAATTCTGAGTTAAATATGTGCATTGCGTCCTCACCCAAAGGATGATGTGGCCAGTAATTTATTACACAAATGAAACACTGGGAAGGGGGGAATAGGATGAGCAACGGAGAGAACATCCATAAAGAACTTTACCAGTATCATCATCCAAGCCGCTGTCTCTAATTCCAAGACCATCAAAATCTTCCATATCATCTTCCTCCTCAAGCTCATCATAGCCTTCAACATATTCCACTTCATGCTCCTGCTTATTTCAATCATTAACAGCAGAATGAATAAATGGCTCATCTAAATGTATCAGCCAAAGTTAACCAATTTACTTGGAAGGCTTTGCCAGAGGAGGGTAGTCCCAGGCTACAAGCCGACCCAAACCCCCCAACCCACCCAAACCCCAAAAAACAAGGGGGGGAGGAGGAAGCAACCAAGAGAAGAAAGGGAAACTAGTAAAATGAGAATATTTCAGAGACAACATAACAGGGGTTTTGATGAAGAcctcctcatcttcttcttcactaGCCACCTGCATTTCTTCCCTACCAAGAATCTCTAGATACTTCCGCTCAGGATAATTGTATATATCACCATACACTCCTTTAGAAAGGCGTTCCAGCAGTTCCTTCTCAATGCTCTGCAGAGTACAAATAGCATGTCTTGTAAAGGAAATAGCCAGATGACCTACCAAATTAAGGGAAAAAATGCTACCCCGAACAAAGGAAAGAATTACAAGCTTAAACTCACTTTATCGAGAAGAGCTGCTTTTTCAGCCTTTTCCTGTCGGCGAGATTCTCTTTTCGTTTCTTTCCTAGGTGTGGTCATTATCTTCTCCCTGGAGACACAACAAATTAAAGCATATAGCAAGTGCAGGAAAATGCTTTCAGTCAAACATCCATAAGCAAAAATTTATTTCCTCAAGGGGAGGTACCAAAATATGGAAGCAAACAAGTCCCTTCTCGAAAAAGTTGGGAGGACAATTTAGGATTGTTCTTGAGCTCAAACACAACTGTTACCATTATATTTTTTGGGGTAAAGCAAGCTTTCTACGTACTAGCTTGAATTAGGATAAAATGGAATATTCTCCAATACCATCTCACCTAATTGCCATGGGAGATTGATCCCCTCCTAGAGAAGTTTGAAACTATGCTGCTGTTAGAAAGTTCATTATTATATCAACTACTAACCGAAAGAATATAGTATCATTACAGCTATGGCAATTATGTTGTACATAATCTGGACAGGACACTGCTGCTTTCAAAAAATAATTATGTACATAATCTAGACTGGAAAGGAATAAAAGAATGCCCGCGCCTTTGCAGCAGCAATGACCACGGATATTATGATGGAGGAAGGCTATTTGAACTATCTAATTCAAGTCAAATGAGAGAGGAGTCCCTGCAAATAGCAATAACTATGCAATTCCAAGAAAATTATGCGTGATACTTCCATATTTGATCTGCAATTTTATGCCCTATATTTAAAAAAGTCTGTGTGGCACTGCATCCTTGACACAAGACTTATGATCTGAAATGGTAATTGAGCTCATTGCCCGTCAATTTTGGGCTTCCTGTATTAAGGTTCCAATTAGGGGGAGAGTATGCCTATTTAGAAAAATCCCTCCACCCTGATTCCAGAAACAATTCCACCACCATGAGGTATTCTAACAGTTGTAGGGCTATGGGATAGAGGGGAGGCAGGTTTTTGGGTCAACGAGGGCAAGGGTGAAGACCATGAACTAGTTAGGACAGTGGAGGAGGGATTTTATAAGAAATAATGgtgtgggtgggtgggtgggtggggtgGGGGGTTGCGTAGAGATGCAGTGACCGAGTGGATGGGGAAGGCATGTCAGGTTAAGAGAACTAAGGATACCACAAGAACAGTTTAGGAAGTTGCAGTGGTAGGAAAGACGGAAGAAACGGGTTAGAGGGGGCTATACGAAGGCAGTAGTTGCGGATCGTGGGAAAAGGGGGTTTACATAGAGGACTCAATTAGCTGCATATGCCAGAGACTAAATTAAAACCTAGTACATTCATCGTGGGTAAAAGCTGCAGCTAAAATATTCTAACTGGATAAGATGGGACAATTATGATTCGGCATACATTGGGTGTATGTTATCCAATATCTCAGTCCATTGGTATAGCCACTAAAGAGGTGATAAACAGAGGTTCATATGGAACAGCACACCCCCTTTCTCTCCTGAATGGACAAattttaaaatttgaacttaCCACGCCTAAATGTTCATCTAACTAGAAGTCTACTTGGACCACATCTAACAGTCAGCTCAACCTTTGCCTCATTAACAAACCAGGAGATTACTTGTTTGTATTCGTTCTTCTGGAAGCCagggtgagaaaaggtgaaatgGGATGAAGAGCCAGATTGATAAAACAAACAAGAATCTATAACTTTCAAGCATGCACCTTAAATTTCCTCTATAATAATGCTCAAGACCGTAAAAGAGTAAGATTAAAAAGTAAGCTTGAGACAACAAATCACCAAGCATATATACATTTAATTGTTTAGGAGAGAATTTAACTGTAAACCAAATTTCTGAGAAGGGAGGTCCGAACCTTGTTTTCAAAGCAAGCTTCCTCATTCTTATTCGCATCTGAGTCATTTTTGTTAATCTTTGTTTTGCTTTGTGCACAAGAAACTTTGGCCAGTACATCTGTGGTAGTTAAGAGAGAGGGAAGGAGGCGGGAGGGAAGTTATTGCCTTGAAGAACAACAAGCATACAGCGGCAAGTGAAAAAAAAGTTGTTGCATTACCAAATGTTTATCAATGATTGCAAGAGCCTGTTCGTAATTTCTTGGCAATTTAACTCTTTCCCAAAGTTTGTTTGGCATGTGAGCCCTTTCTATTGTTTTCATGTACAAATAGAACACTCCTGCATAGCACAAAAACAAATCAGAGGATCCAAAAGAAAATTCTAATTACTCCTACAAAAAAATTCAGTAATTAATAAAAACTACAAAACCAGAAACAAGCACTTTTGGTGAACCCTCCAATGAAACCAGATTGTAGATTCTTTAGACAGCTTACTATGAATATCAGAACAGTTAGGATGATCATATTAGCTTATCCCATCaagaaaaagttaaaattgcCCTCATGATTCATAGCTAAAAACCCAGACGAAAAtacaatatcaacaacaacaacaaaaaaaaaccaGTAAGTTCCCACAAGTGAGgcttggggagggtagtgtgtacgcagaccttacccctaccttgaaaagatagagaggctgtttccgatatgCCCTCAGCGCAGGAAAGATAAATCAATATAATCCAAGTATATGGTGATTCCCCTAAGTCACTTAGCCAGACGAAAAGGGGTAAACAAGACAGGCACATCACAACCAAAGAAACATCTTTGACTAGAACCTAACATTTAATACTAGTATAAAATACTATCTAGGAATGAAAGGGTACAAGTAAGACAAAccgataggtaaaaatccctttttCCATTGCAGCCAAATTATTCATTAATGATcataaataaaacaattttccaaTTGCAACCAGCCAAACCATTAACTCATACATCTTGTATGCCCTAGGATCACGATTACAACCATTTCTTTAGTCCTTACAACAATAAACCAGTGAGTTCCCCACAAGTGGGGTATGGGAGGATAGTGTATACGcacaccttacccctaccttgtgaggggTGGCGGAGCCACATGCATCCTTAGCCGCAGTGTAAATACGTAAAAAAGactttttatgtatatatactatgCGTTGAACCTCCTTAATTTCGTGTATAattacttttttttatatatattttgacaCTCCTTGGTAAAATCCTAGTTCCGCCACTGCAGGGAGGACAGAGAGGTTGCTTACGATAGACCATCGGCTAGAGAGTAGATGAAAAAGAAGCATTGGCAACaagtaataacaacaacaagataTTAAGGAAACCAAACCAAAGCGAAATTACAACTATTTccttatatttaaaaaaaatgaaggaaaaaaaaaCTATAGCCTCTTGTATATCATTTCAAAACTGACAAGAAATAAGCTGTGCATAAATACCATCATGATCCCGAATGGTGGCGTACCGACTATTAGCCAGAGGACATGAGCTGCGGTTGCAAATCCCAGTTACATTATATGGATTTCGGCAAAATATCCCTGTCTCAATTCTGTCAATattgcaaaagaagaaaaaataaatcaaataaaGACCATATGTTAAACAAATGGTGAGAatcaaattaagaaaaaaatcTGACTTAGCCATGAAACTGCAATGCTTGTGTCTGATAACTTGCCATATGACCTCATCATGCTGCATCTTTTCTCACTCCTTAACCTAATTTGGGCGCCTCTTTACAACTTAACTGCAGAAAGTAACTTAAAACAATGGCGGCTTCTAGGGTAAGGTGGGGAAGCTCTTGCCTTAGCCCCAAAATATGAAGTGCTACTATATTATgatataatttatatttatgtaATTATTAATAAAAGATTTAAtattcttttaatttggtaaaaTTATGATAAATTATGATTAGGTGAGTTAATATGataatttttttctttcattaaattagataaatatttacctttttATCAGTTTTATTTctttctataattttttttttcaatttctcaCTATCTTACTTTCTAATTTTAACTCAAATTCTTTAAATTAGTTATTCTTTATTGTCACATTTAATTGATCCATACATCATAAAGCAAGTTTTTTTATATCTCATTTTTATAAACTAATAACTTCCTGAGGCAAGTGTCGCAAAATTAAAAAATTGATGAATAATGAACTCACCCTTTTATCATTTTCACTTAATACCATATACTTGTATAGGGGAGAGTTCGATACCATGACGTGTTTCTAACCCAACCATCACGTGTTGTTCTCTCACCACTAGATCAAAGCCATATAGTTTTTTTTATACCTGTTTATCGGGTGGGTTGGGACGGATTGAACGGGAAAAAAACCAAATCGTCCATTTTCGTATCGGGTTGGGGACGGGTTTAACTTTTTCGGGTTATTTAGGGCCCGTCAAGGTTCGGGCGGGCCGGGCTactatatttttttaaagattaaattttatttttctttttcaatgttATTGATACTTAAGTATTTGCTTAAGGCTTAGAATTAAACTttgaagtttaaagttttaaatttgaaatttgtattttaaaattataaaattgaaattacaaagtaagtggctacaaaaaatattatttaacaagATCAATAGGCAATATGTAAGGAACAAACTCCGAaggctttcattttatatttttaatacttcaaattaatttgcaagttctttttctgattttttgatttttgaacttgcaaattaaaagtttacaataactataaaaaaataagaaatagtacaTCACATATTTTGCATCATTTTTATAAGTTCTTCCATGTCAACACAAGGTTCTTTTTCGGCATTGGTTGAATCGGaaccataaaccattatatctccaatttcttggtccTCCTCTTCGTCTACCTCGGCACGCCCTTGATTTCGCCGTTCTGAtcttatccaatctctgaagcacaCTAGAATCTCCAAAGCGTTGTTGTCCAATGAATGACGGGTATCTCCTAGCTgctgtcttgcttggctaaatgcgctcTCTAATGCGACTATTGAAATCGACACATTTAGCACGTCTCAAGTCATGAccgaaagaacaggaaattgattTGAGTTGCTTTTCCACCAATCCAGCGGTAGTGTGAGGGGCTCTGgtgacttttgcaagtagaaatttagttcatcaatattcctgctactggtttggTGATGCTCTCCTAGTGTAGACCAAATCAGATAATCTTGAACACCATCATCATCATCCATAGTTGTTCCAGATGTTGAAGGATTACttgaaggaatatttgcatctacaaccgaagaagcatcaacaacgttagcataataattatataaagtttgtaaatgtgtgtgtagatcagaaatacaagtgtcaatatcaagagtttcaattggttcaatatccatataagtatataaagctctaattaattggcgacactttatcattttgatagtagggtttaaaatagtaccaattaagtaaatatggggaattgggtagaaatattttttaaacttatctagcaTAGATTTAACAACAGAAGCATAtccttctttcttcttcaaattatgtagtaaaagagaaatttcagcaataTGAACTAAACCATTTGCAATAGTATGATaataagctccagaaaactaaagTGTAGGCACGTGAATTTTTTGTAAAAATTATACAACATCATGAATGACAtcccaagttctagatgttaaCAAACAACTAGGATCGGTACAATGAGAactagcaacttcagttatagacattctatatttataacaacatcttaagaataaataagtataatttcacctagtaactatttcttcaggCATGAGTCTTGGTTTTAGTCCATAGTGTACACATTTTTCCTTGAATGCATTTAATCTAAcac
Coding sequences:
- the LOC104239007 gene encoding uncharacterized protein — protein: MQHDEVIWQVIRHKHCSFMAKIETGIFCRNPYNVTGICNRSSCPLANSRYATIRDHDGVFYLYMKTIERAHMPNKLWERVKLPRNYEQALAIIDKHLMYWPKFLVHKAKQRLTKMTQMRIRMRKLALKTREKIMTTPRKETKRESRRQEKAEKAALLDKSIEKELLERLSKGVYGDIYNYPERKYLEILGREEMQVASEEEDEEEHEVEYVEGYDELEEEDDMEDFDGLGIRDSGLDDDTVGMDDEDDDDDEDDEAVAVHQKRGRKDSVLARRRAEKDEPSANSKKKAKVLVEVEHEGTGERRTAVQ
- the LOC104239008 gene encoding ethylene-responsive transcription factor ERF016-like, translating into MVRPKGNKEKKDNGDRYKGVRMRKWGKWVAEVRQPKSRDRIWLGSYDTAEEAARAYDAAVVCLRGPSATINFPNDPPLIPSSAPNCDQPQLSPSQIQVAASRHARRVCESAVVDSRLPAVETVFFRDNNNSEFGCSSYVDCYNLATTDKTSTGDGEVLHDDLFDSARMWTF